Proteins encoded together in one Ammospiza caudacuta isolate bAmmCau1 chromosome 27, bAmmCau1.pri, whole genome shotgun sequence window:
- the LOC131568427 gene encoding keratin, type I cytoskeletal 12-like → MALSVRTSGGSRQFSSRSGIGGGSLRMSSSGGGGGFGGSGLGFGGGSGGGFGAASLLGSSSGFGGGFGGSSGAGLGSSLSSGFGGSYGGGLGGGYGSGLGSGFGGGLGSGFGSSSGAAFGSGFGGGLGTGFGGGFGPAGAGDGGILSGSKKETMQNLNDRLAAYLDKVRSLEDANTELERKIREWYEKNGPGTGTPGSGNDYSKFYPLIEDLRNKIINATIDNARIILQVDNARLAADDFRLKYENEVALRQSVEADINGLRRVLDELTMTRADLEMQIESLNEELAYLKKNHEEELQGIQSSEFGQVSVEMDAAPGTDLTKLLNDMRGQYEVIAEQNRKEAEAWFNEKSGELKREISTHTEQLQSGKSEITDLKRTLQSLEIELQSQLAMKKSLEDTLAETEGGYCAQLSQIQMQIGNLESQLFQVRADMERQNAEYQQLLDIKTRLEMEIETYRRLLDGEFAGAGQAVTLESSSLTGSKSQTQSLDSSQDPTKTRKIKTIVEEVVDGKVVASHVKEVEEKI, encoded by the exons ATGGCCCTTTCCGTGCGCACGAGTGGCGGGTCCCGGCAGTTCTCCTCTCGCAGCGGAATCGGAGGGGGATCTCTGAGGATGTCCAGTTCTGGTGGTGGAGGAGGCTTTGGTGGCAGTGGGCTTGGCTTTGGTGGGGGGTCTGGTGGAGGCTTTGGTGCAGCTTCTCTGTTGGGTTCAAGCTCTGGCTTTggtgggggctttgggggcagctCAGGTGCAGGACTGGGGAGCAGCTTAAGCAGTGGTTTTGGTGGAAGCTATGGAGGTGGTTTGGGTGGTGGCTATGGAAGTGGCTTAGGCAGTGGGtttgggggaggtttgggaAGTGGTTTTGGCAGCAGTTCAGGTGCTGCTTTTGGAAGTGGCTTTGGTGGTGGCTTAGGGACTGGTTTTGGAGGTGGGTTTggccctgctggtgctggagatgGTGGCATTCTTTCTGGCTCAAAAAAAGAGACAATGCAGAACCTCAACGACCGTCTGGCTGCATATCTGGACAAAGTGAGGTCTCTGGAGGATGCCAACACTGAGCTGGAGCGCAAAATCCGTGAATGGTATGAGAAAAATGGCCCTGGCACTGGCACCCCTGGATCTGGGAATGACTACAGTAAATTCTACCCCCTCATTGAAGATCTTCGAAACAAG ATCATCAATGCAACCATCGACAACGCGAGGATCATTCTGCAGGTCGATAATGCCAGACTGGCTGCTGATGACTTCAGACTGAA ATATGAGAATGAAGTGGCTCTTCGGCAGAGCGTGGAGGCTGACATCAATGGTCTGCGCAGAGTCCTGGATGAGCTGACCATGACCAGGGCAGATCTGGAGATGCAGATTGAAAGCCTGAATGAAGAACTGGCTTATCTCAAGAAGAATCATGAagag GAGCTTCAGGGCATCCAAAGCAGTGAATTTGGCCAAGTCAGTGTGGAAATGGACGCTGCTCCAGGGACTGATCTGACCAAGCTTCTGAATGATATGAGAGGACAATATGAAGTCATTGCTGAGCAAAACCGTAAAGAGGCCGAGGCGTGGTTCAACGAAAAA AGCGGGGAGCTGAAAAGGGAAATCTCCACTCACACTGAGCAGCTCCAGTCAGGAAAGAGCGAGATCACAGATTTGAAAAGGACTCTCCAGAGCTTGGAAATTGAGCTGCAGTCTCAGCTTGCCATG AAAAAATCCCTGGAAGACACTTTAGCAGAAACAGAAGGTGGTTACTGCGCTCAGCTGTCACAAATCCAAATGCAGATTGGGAACCTGGAGTCGCAGCTTTTCCAGGTCAGGGCTGACATGGAGCGCCAGAACGCGGAGTACCAGCAGCTCCTAGACATCAAGACTCGTCTGGAAATGGAGATTGAAACCTACCGGCGCCTGCTGGATGGAGAGTTTGC GGGTGCTGGACAGGCAGTTACACTTGAAAGCTCATCCCTGACAGGGTCCAAATCTCAAACACAATCACTGGACTCTTCTCAAG ATCCAACCAAAACTAGAAAGATCAAGACAATTGTCGAAGAAGTGGTAGATGGAAAAGTTGTTGCATCCCACGTTAAGGAAGTTGAAGAGAAGATATGA
- the LOC131568428 gene encoding keratin, type I cytoskeletal 20-like, with product MAFSARSTQWSTSSRVQPSAPSVSGLTSRKMSFQKIQAPSVYGGAGGYGTRISTSTSSGQGLGGSLQLSITGSDVLLTGNEKSTMQNLNDRLAAYLERVRSLEKSNSLIEKQIREWYEKHTVSVGQDYSSYFKTIEELRNQISAAQMENSRLVLQIDNAKLAADDFRLKFENEHLLRQSVESDITGLLHVRDDLTLTQADLESQIENITEELVFLRKNHEEERDRLRKEASGSVNVAVDAAPGIDLAAIMENMRKQYEEMAEKNRQEAKEHFEKQTAELNQEVALNVERLEVQRKEVTERRQICQNLELELQSLLNMKQTLEASLAETEARYSHQLDQIQGAISSLEAQLRQVRVDMEAQNNEYSILLDVKTRLEMEIATYRRLLEGEETRYLEEMPTVEVTEKESSKFKKIKTIVEEVVDGKIVSSEVREVEEKM from the exons atggcATTCTCCGCCCGCAGCACCCAGTGGAGTACGAGCAGCCGTGTCCAGCCCTCTGCACCCAGTGTCAGCGGTCTGACCTCCAGGAAAATGTCCTTCCAGAAGATCCAGGCACCCAGTGTCTatgggggggctgggggctaTGGCACCCGCATATCGACCAGCaccagctctggccaaggcctgGGAGGGAGCCTCCAGCTCAGCATCACTGGGAGCGATGTGCTGCTCACCGGCAACGAGAAATCCACGATGCAGAACCTGAACGATCGCTTGGCTGCCTACCTGGAGAGGGTGCGCTCACTGGAGAAGTCAAACTCCCTGATTGAGAAGCAGATCAGGGAATGGTATGAAAAGCACACCGTAAGTGTAGGGCAGGACTACAGCTCCTACTTCAAAACAATCGAAGAACTCCGAAATCAG ATTTCTGCTGCCCAGATGGAAAATTCCAGACTTGTCCTGCAGATCGACAATGCCAAGCTGGCTGCTGATGACTTCAGGCTGAA GTTTGAGAACGAACACCTGCTCAGGCAGAGTGTGGAGAGCGACATCACCGGACTGCTCCATGTCCGTGACGACCTGACCCTGACCCAAGCTGACCTGGAGTCCCAGATTGAGAACATAACTGAGGAACTtgttttccttaggaagaaccatGAGGAG gaacGTGACAGGCTGCGCAAAGAGGCGAGTGGCTCCGTGAACGTGGCGGTGGATGCCGCTCCCGGCATTGACCTCGCAGCTATCATGGAAAACATGAGAAAGCAATATGAAGAAATGGCAGAAAAGAACCGCCAAGAAGCCAAAGAACATTTTGAAAAGCAG ACAGCAGAACTGAACCAGGAAGTTGCCCTCAATGTTGAGCGGCTGGAGGTGCAAAGGAAAGAGGTCACAGAACGGAGACAGATCTGCCAGAACCTGGAGCTGGAATTACAGTCCCTGCTGAACATG AAACAGACCCTGGAAGCGTCTCTGGCTGAAACAGAAGCACGGTACAGTCACCAGCTTGACCAGATACAGGGAGCAATTTCCAGTCTGGAGGCTCAGCTGAGGCAGGTCCGAGTCGACATGGAGGCTCAGAACAATGAGTACAGCATCCTGCTGGATGTCAAGACTCGCTTGGAGATGGAGATTGCCACGTACCGCAGGCTGCTGGAGGGAGAGGAAACCAG GTATTTAGAAGAGATGCCAACAGTAGAGGTGACAGAAAAAG AATCAAGTAAGTTTAAGAAGATCAAGACAATAGTTGAGGAGGTGGTTGATGGCAAGATTGTCTCCTCTGAGGTCAGAGAGGTTGAAGAGAAGATGTAA
- the KRT222 gene encoding keratin-like protein KRT222, translating to MEPARLRREIRAKYDSLITRNQIKTVSSARTQLEEGTSKRMDKDAEALKAARAELCEARWQWHHMQVEIESLHAVEKGLERSLRATEQQYHMQLQNLEGEIECLEKELLEVRRGIEKQLREHEILLNTRMKLEEEIATYRSLLEQEESRFRCSIPAQKDDKKPSTSKITFMLPSEDVKKHKPKKVELMTKQAILDGNIMKESAEAHGTVQTEKVDEVIKEWEGSFFKDNPRLRKKSVSLRFDLHLAATEEGCLHTKKKTLPDIEVRLVMRRSCSIPSIKP from the exons atggagccgGCTCGGCTCCGCCGAGAGATCAGGGCAAAGTATGACTCGCTCATCACCCGAAATCAGATAAAGACCGTCAGCTCAGCAAGGACGCAG TTAGAAGAAGGTACAAGTAAAAGAATGGACAAAGATGCAGAAGCACTaaaggcagccagagcagagctgtgcgAAGCCCGATGGCAGTGGCACCACATGCAGGTGGAAATCGAGTCTCTCCATGCTGTG GAAAAGGGTTTGGAACGTTCACTGCGGGCCACGGAGCAGCAGTACCACATGCAGCTACAAAATTTGGAAGGTGAGATTGAATGCTTGGAGAAAGAGTTGTTGGAAGTGAGAAGAGGAATTGAGAAACAGCTTCGAGAGCATGAAATCCTCCTGAACACGAGGATgaagctggaggaggagatAGCGACATATCGCAGTCTGTTGGAGCAAGAAGAGAGCAG gttCCGTTGCTCAATACCTGCCcagaaagatgacaaaaaaCCCAGCACTAGCAAGATCACCTTTATGCTGCCTTCAG AGGATGTAAAGAAGCACAAACCAAAGAAGGTGGAGCTGATGACAAAACAAGCAATCCTAGATGGAAATATCATGAAGGAAAGTGCTGAAGCTCATGGCACTGTACA GACAGAAAAAGTGGATGAAGTGATCAAGGAATGGGAAGGTTCTTTCTTTAAGGACAACCCTCGCTTAAGGAAAAAGTCCGTTTCCTTGCGCTTTGATCTCCACCTGGCAGCCACAGAGGAAGGGTGCTTgcacacaaaaaagaaaaccctcCCTGACATTGAAGTCAGGCTGGTGATGAGGAGATCCTGCAGCATCCCATCCATCAAACCTTAA